A segment of the Panicum hallii strain FIL2 chromosome 1, PHallii_v3.1, whole genome shotgun sequence genome:
gagagtagcttttcttggtcacattctaaccgcggaaggtgtagcagtggacccagagaaggtcgaggcggtatccaattggcagcagccgactaatgttagtgaaatcaggagttttcttggattagccggatactatcggagatttattgaaggattctctaagatagcccgacccatgacggaacttcttaagaaggagaaaaagttcgcttggacagaaccctgtgagaggagttttcaggaattgaagcgaagactgacaaccgccccagtgctgaccctaccagacattcatcgggactttgtcatttattgtgacgcatcccgacaaggattagggtgtgtgctgatgcaaggcGGGaaggtcgttgcatatgcctcccgccaactcaagacccatgagcagaactatccgacccatgatttggaactagcggccgtagtgcatgcccttaaaatttggagacactacttgatcggaaataagtgtgaggtttacaccgaccacaagagtctgaagtacatctttactcagccagatttaaatctaaggcagagaagatggttggagttggtcaaggactataatctggaaattcagtatcaccccggaaaggcgaacgtggtagccgatgccttaagtcggaaatcctatgggcccacgaatgaccctctgcgagaggaaatggcacgattaaatgtgcacattatacctcgaggttccagccaagtgctaaacgtccaatcaacattagaggataagattagagaagcccaaagctcggatcaagagttagtaaaaattcgcaaacaaactggagaaaacaaagcaccgggtttcagagtggacgataagggaacattatggtacgaggatagaatttgtgtaccccagaatggagatttccggcaattgatcatggacgaagcccataactcggcctactctatccacccaggatccaccaaaatgtatatggacataaagcaaaaatattggtggaatgggatgaaagcggatattgcacgatttgtggctcattgtgatacttgccaaaggatcaaggccgagcatcagaaaccggcgggattattgcaacccttgcctattccggtatggaaatgggatgagataggcatggactttgtagtgggactgcccagaacacagaaaggacacgattccatatgggtaattgtggatcgactcactaaatcggcacatttcatacccgtaaggaccacttatggcggagaaaagctggcaaaactttacgtggaaaatatagtgaagctacatggagtgcccagcagaatcgtctcggatagagggacccaatttacatctaggttttggaaaagcctacataaagccatgggcactaagttagattttagctccgcataccacccacagacggatggtcaaaccgaaagggtaaatcagatcatggaagatatgctgagagcatgtgtactaacctatgggaatgactgggaacagagtctgccctacgcggaattctcgtacaataatagttaccaagccagcctgggtatgtcgccattcgaagccctctacggaagaaagtgcaaaactcccttaatgtggtcggaagtcggagaacgtgccctagtgggacccgcacttataaaagaggcagaagaaaaggtagcggagatccgcgagaaattgaaagcagctcagtcccgacagaagagctacgcggacaagaaaaggcgagaaataagtttcgatCCAGGGGATTTcgcctatctcaaagtctcacctatccgaggaacacgaagatttcaggtacaaggaaaattagcccctcgatacatcgggccgtatcgggttctaaagaaagtaggagccgtggcataccgactagagttaccagaagaaatgtcagatatacacccagtgttccatgtttcgcaattgagaaggtgtttaagagtacccgagggagaacatgtgccggtggaaacaatagacctgcagccggatttgcgatatcaggaagtgccggtcaagattctggacactgtcactaagaggaccagaaactccgaagtacggatatgcagagttcagtggagcagacacggagtagaagaagccacctgggaacgcgaggaggctctaaaggaagaatttccccatctgtttaggagccagccgaatctcgaggacgagattcatttaagtggggtaggtttgtaacgccccgaaaattcacttaattaaatcctgcgctagattagttcgtaaaaacgactcgatgtcaaaaccctaactctaactgatcgctctgcgtcacgcgcgaccgcccatcgggattagcgccggcgcgacttcttttcctcgcgcgaatgccgcgcgcgtggccgaccggccgcggctgcggccgcgattggcgccgacgcgtcctCTTTTCCCCCCtcactgttctcctcgcgctgcgcgtttcccagcgcgtggccgaccggccgcggtcaccgccgcgaccggcgccggcactccctccctctccttcttttctctttctctccctatttcctttcttctttttttttttcttttcctttccctttctttttcttccttccttcttttctcttttcttccttccctcccttccttttcccttcctgtttccccctcCGAGCTCCCGAGCTGCGTCGCTCCGCCTCACCCCGGCcacgccgcgacgcgcgcacgcaccgcgcgtggccgcgcgccgcgccgcgccgtcctccgctgccgcgcctcgcgacgtcgcgccgcgcgccgcaccgcgcgcgcacgcgcacgctctGTCCCCACGCGCccacgcgtgccgcgccgcccgctggcaccccgcgtccgccgccgcccgctcccctGTGCGCGCCCGCGCACGGCGCTGCTGCCCCCCCTGCTGCAccgccctgtgcccgcacagcgcCCCGCCCTCGGTGCCCTCGCCGTTCGACGACGAACACAAGCTGCCggggcaccattaatggcgccccgtgcagccgccggccgccaccctcCCCCGGGGGCCCCCttctccgccgccctctccctatAAAACCCCCCACCACCGCGCAGCcgcctccccacggcctccaccgccacctgcagctcctccccgagcccacagagccgccgccaccacagcctcccctgccgcccgccgcccaccgtgggggcatcccctcgctccacctcggcccgaggtaaggccggggatgggttccccgtgcCCTCCTCCTTCTTTCCCCCTCACCCCccgaccgccgccgtgccctgccggccgggattgggccgccggcgccccccccccaatccctcctctgtttctgtcacgggggaggagaggaggaagaaaccattttgcccaaaaccccctgctgttttctgttttccaaagaaaccccccccctcTAAGAATACCCTTATCCGTTCCCGTTTTACAAATGAAACCTCGTCGGTTTTGTATTCCAATTcaaaccctccaatgcatacatctagatatacttgacaaccttttaacatgcctagaatatttttaagattcgcaaatagatcccTGCTCTTTTCCGATATTTACGAACgagccctcgaacccccgtttgagcccggaaaccacctttagcgcgtcattttatgtgcgaaacgacctccgattgacccgaaactttaccactccgcttctagtgtagttttagctatgccattaagaaaccacccagagatattgcccctaactccgtaaccaaattatttccgattcaagcctatcggtaaaagcttttagttctttcgcttgattgtatgtctgtttgtttgcgtcgtaggacacggagtgaacgacgaggttcccgaccgcgaccaagcaactgaggaccagtactgcgaccccgaacccgaaggacagtgctccgatcaggacttcccgcaagggtttgacgatggcaagttcaatcccgccctttgatgcatgtttctatcctagtttttataaacacaacccagtggcctgttttatgaaattgcatggttttgcgtgttgaaaacatggtagggtagccacccttgcttgagacaaccctactttgaccacctgattttataaagaaaatgtgtgtgtgtgggaagagataaaatgtggttttgaaagacgagtcggacgggatggatggcatttctgggtgaattgccgtcggtgtgctcgtacctgtgtggtagggcaaggaagggagatatccatcctgtcacccctaaggaccgagttgatgtgacatctcacctagcttcttgtcgtgcgaaccacttgaccgttgtatgggcaacggctcagcataaatcccactagttagcctgatagtcatcaggagagctgagagcaacgggtgatcaaggaaaagggataagatctgtgtgacttatgccccggttaaacctcggagataggtcgaatgaccccttgatggatcccgtggtggctagtcaggtctagctaaggtgggtaatggctttgttgggatctgcaccgacactaaggtgttcgtgttgtggtaccccacctgtgggtaaagttgcacacctctgcagagttaaaaatctattcgaatagccgtgcccacggtactgggcaggttacggtgtggtcacataactagtgtttctctctgggaatggttgatctagtgtgagttgtttggaaagtatccggctgtggtgccgtgtgctacggcggacggggagtccggtagcggttttaaactagatcctgtgtggatcaacaccgtgtgttCCTCGATGCTTAGcgacttatttttttgaaaaatgttttgaaacgaacctttgcataaagtcaagttttccgcaaatgaaccataaccttatccttggattatcctgtgcatgtaattctgttataacccttccgcgggtgtgattggacttgctgagtacgtttgtactcaccccgttcttactttacagtggaggatcccgactacatccccgagaacgacgagtagggtcccgtcctgcacccagtcttgcctgtgggtgaggtcaccgttggagctccgcatggcgcaagactctgatgatcccctgttcgtagttagtgtagtagtatgggtttttgttgtaatcctcgcgatagtggcgcttcactgcccattaccgcgaagagttgtacggtgatgtaccatctgatgtaataaaagtgttatcagcctcctgggactgataaagtgacacttttaagtcttccctgatgggggggacgcttcaatatACAGTACGAATAAAAACTAATTTGATGTTGCATGATCGCATGGATGATAGTgcatttttcataaatttaatCAAAGTTAAGCTAGACCCGGTAAACGGTGGGACTAATCACTAAAAATAATAAAATGTAAGAGACTATGCATGAAAACTACATGGACACATAACTCAAATTTAACGTTGAAATGACATGTGGTGGGGAAGAACCACAAATGCATACAAGCCCTTGCTTAAGTAGAACTACGAGGAATCGTCTGAGCGGCCGAGCGGGGAGAAATTCCTGACCCGACACGTACGCGCGGACAGCAGAGCCATGATCAATAAAGGCCGGTATTAACTTAAGAATTAAGATTGCACTGCATTGTCAGAGATATCTACTGAATCATATGCATATAAAAGCGTCGGCTCCTTTTCATCCAGTCATATCACTAACCGGGAGATGATACTTGCCTCTGGGCGCAACCaataatttcttttttttttctaatgCAATTTGCCTCCTGCAGAGCCGGAAAAGGCGCTTGTGGATGATGCAGAATAGCTAGGGCTCGCATTAATGCCTTTTAGTTGCTTGTACGTGTGGAGCGGTTGGTATATAATCTGAATACTCGCTACTTAACAATTGGGCACAAAGCAACAAATTGCAGTATCTTTTGCTGCTTGCAGCTCGAAGTGCTCACAAAATGATGATCGCTCCCTGTGCATCTGAATATCCTGTATATTCGCTAAATCATCAGAAGGAATCTGCATTTAAAGTGATCGGTGCACGGATCCAGAGTTCCAGACTGCATGCTGTTTACAACTGTATAAAGATCGCAAGGCATTTTCCTCTGATCGATGAAACGGTGAAGTGGTTACGGATTCGTTGTGCTTCACGGAACACACTAATTAGCGAAACGTCGAAATTGCTGGTTTTTCTTGTGCTCTGCTTTTCTGAAGACCTCCATCAAGTGAAGCCTCTGATGATCACCATGAATGCATTTATGGACGAGTTCATGCCCATATATTCCAATAAATAAAATGACCATTTCAGTCAGTTTTTTTTTCCCACCACAAGTATAGTTATACGTATCACTGCTGTCATCTTTTCTGCAGTACATTACTCTGGTTCTGGTCGTGGAGTTGTGGTAAAGTAGTATATGATCGACTCTTCTTTTCAGCGAAGCCATCAGAACCTTCAGGACACTATCGGACCGGGAAGATCGCGGCGGTGGATAAACTAGATAATTGTCATAAATCTGGTGCAAATGGCAACTAATCTACTCCACGTATGACCGTGAAATTAAATCAGCCACGACGCTACCCGGAACTGCGATCAAGTACCACCAGCATCAAGATTTGGAAACTGCTGACACTGAGAACAGGCCATGATGCATTCCATGGTAGTGAGGATAAAGAGATGCTCATCTCTACATCTGGATGGGTTCGAGTAGGGCTAATGTAGCAGACAGATTTCGTTAAAAAAAATGTAGCAGGCAGAAGCTCTTGCCATTAGCCATCAACTAGCCTATCAACTCATACTCCTGCACGGGCTAattaaaattaatataaaaataagacTTATAgcaaataattataattatctatctcacagcctctttcatctattaaacattctaacacatactccaaaatacatatttattattatctagttgcaatagattttattttgcatcacacctccatgtgtgtttgatatatatttaattaaACTATTTGTGTGTGAATCAgtattcttatctcttccatcATACATGAATACGTGATGATACATATCGTGGATAgtattttttatataaataataacataaataatatattaataatgacaGAAATAGTAATTTATAATTTTATATTGGTGTACTTTAACATGTTGTTATAATTGTATAATTTAGATTTAGaggttactttaacttttagTAATGACATACTACCTCCATCTCAAAATATAGCTACTTCTAGCATTCAAATTTTGTCTTATAATATAGCTACTTTTGAGTTCCCAAATGAGTTTTTTATAAGAGGTCTAAAATACCCCTCCATGCATCCAAATTAATTATGACATGCAGATCTGCATGCAAACTAAATAGGAAAGTTATAATTATTCTCTTAATTAGTGCATGAGGGTAATATAGACTTTTACCCTCCATCCTGAATCTATATGAAAAACTATAGAAGTAGCTATATTATGGGATAGAGGGAgtaattggataatttatatgcaaatttagggattatttgcattatttttataatggtataggtgggtaatttacacgaagattaggggtttagtttagatctttttataaTGGCAGAGATGGGTAATTTAGGTACAAATTTATAAGGTTAGTTTAGTCTATTTTGATAATAGTAGAGGTGAATAATTTATTAGAAAAAATAACAGATCCAATGAATAACTATTCTGATTAGAGTTATCGGATTGACGGCCGGATGTTTCTAATTTTTGTgagaatttttttatttttttagtgTCCATATGGGATTTTAGGTGGCTTCACGCGAAGATTTTACGTGAACCTTCAATCAGCAAGAAAGTAAGATGGTTGACCGGACGGACGGTAGTAAAGAGCGCACACGTGCGACCGATCCCGGGCGGTTTCACTGTCGGGCGGAAGTCACCAGCAGCATCGCCAATTATTGGCGCTCCCAGTAGTTTAGGTTTCCGAGCGCAGAAATACCCACGCACACGAATGGAGCTTGAGCTTGAGCTGGAGCTGGAGCTCTCAAACAGCCACTGCAGTTTGCGGCGGCCATTTCCGCAGCTGAAAGGACACTGCGTGCATGCGCGCCTTGCATTGCTTGCTCAATTTCTCTAGGGCATCATGCGCCCTCGTTCTCCAGGCTCCAGGTCCAGGGCTCAACAACACGTGTAGCCAACTAACCGTGCAACAGAAACAGCGGCGTTCGTTCGGTGCAAAGTTTTTGTTTTTCTTATTAGACCTTCATTCACAATGCAGAATTACGCAGTTTGTCGTTCACTGTGCAGAACAACGACGACTTTTTTTGTTTGAGCCGGGACAGAATTTTCGAATAATCGATGCACAGCAATTCTGGTTTTTTTTTCGGATGGTGCACATTAATTTCTGATCCGCCGACCTTGCAAAATTTAATAACCAAGGAAAAAAGAATAGCTAACGGTGGCAACCCTTGCAGCTGTTGATGTGACACTCATGCGGACTGTCTTCTTTCGCCGCGTCACGGGTGATCGATGTGAGCTCATAATACCAGTATTTGTTGCCGAGTGCACGTACATTAGGATAATAGCTTCATAAATGATGCAGCAATCAGGCTGTGAAGTAGCCCCGCTAATAACTAATGGAATTTTGGTGCTTCCACAATGCAAGCTTAGCTGGGAGAATTTTGCTGAGATGATTCCAGTCTCGTCTGCTGCATGCATAGCTAGTGTACTAATCTAAGCTCCGCTGCAAACTGCAATATTATTGCAGGGTTACAGAGATTAACCTTAACGGTAGGAGCAACTGATAGATTCCGCATGGGCAACTGACGCCATTAATCTCAATCAGATAACATCTAGGATCATTATATATGTAGTGGCTATCATGTACAGTAGTAGTATGCTTGATTGGTTGAGGCGTGTTGAGCTGTACTTGCTATACTTCAGCAGAAGAACTACAGTACTATATATTAAGGGTTGTAATTCAACAAGTTGTGCTAATCTATTCTCTCGCAGATGCTGAAAAGGAAGGATAGGATGTGTGTGTGAGTTCAAATGTGTGTATTgtattttgaaaagaaaaacttcTAGTAGTAAGACAACTcattaaaaagaaaaaaaatgataaATGAAACATCTAGCTTCTCCCGTCGATCAGTAGCTTCAATCTCATCCTAGTTAGCTAGAAGGTATCCATACAACTCTAACATATTCAACTTGCATATAATTTGACAAGTTGTCGGACTTTTAAAGATTCTTACACGCCTGCTAAAAACGATAAGACTTTGCCTCCGTTTATACTAGAGAAGACGATGCTTGGCAAATGATGCGCTTCAAGGTTGACATATTGGGCGATGAGTTTTGTTTTGGATACTTTATTGGGCAATGAGTTGAGCTTCACATACAGACAAACCAACTCTAAATCCATAGCTCATGTGCAAATCGGGTAAGTCAAGAGCTGTCGCTGTAATAAAATATAAGTTCATGAGCAGCGGCGTCGTAACGTGCGTCGCACGACGCGCTCGAAGCGTATAGAACTGCTCACTGTTTGATACTGTTTACCCTACTGTGTGCCACTCGGTCACTGTAGACTTCAATCTGAGTGGTTCCATTGTAGATGAACAAACAAGATCCCATGCAGTCGGGGCAGCCCTGTACTATGCTAGCCGTCACAAGTAGAACAACGAGGTTTTATCTATTGCATTGCAAGTTACTCTTTATACATGAACAAGATCCACCGCGTAGCAGAGATGATAACAATGGTTTTTGGAGCTAGATCCAACCCTAGTCGCATTGCCTCGCGAACAATGCCCGCCCGTGTGGTCCTGCTACGCTCTCCTATTCCTAGCCCCCAAATGTCAGCGATGCACGTGTGCACGCCGAACGCCCTGAGGCTGGCACGCCGCACGCTCCATGAATAACCTACCGAGCTGCATGCACGGTTAGTTTTGTGTCGAATGGTCGGTTCGTCTCCGGCCTCTTCTTCTATCCATGCGCCATGGCAGTGGAATCCTAGAGGTCGATCGAGGAGGAGATCGAGATGAGCGCTTGCGCGGTTGCACCTGCGGCATGAAGGGCAGGCCGGGAAGAATGGAAGATCACGTCAACTGTCAAGcgaggcagcagcagcatgcAGCTGGGGGTTTAGCTGGTCATCATCAGGAGGGTAAAGCAAGTTGCCTTCATTAATGGACTCCACATGCCTGGGCTggcacgggcgccattaatgccaTAATCTCGCCGCATTAATTGCTTAATCCTACAACACATTGCCGGGAGGGACTTttcgttttctttttcttccttccgtTTGATGCGAATTTATCTACTGCTTGACCGGTAAAAGTCATTTGCATCACTCTAGGTTTAGAGTGACGACTACCAGCCGGTAACACAAACAGTAACTGACCTTCGTCACACGTCACTGGCATCAGTAGCTTCTGCTTAACCAACAGGAGCACAAGTTGCACTTGCCCAAATAGGCACATTCCTCATCAGTTAAGCTTTGGTCACTGTGAAATACTATGGGAGACAGGTTTACCATGCATGTCATGTGCCAAACCAGCAGGAGTACAAGTTGCACTTGCACAGAATCGGATGGAGATATACGCGCTGATCGAACTTTGTCTGAGAATCGGTGCATGCTCGAGGAGATTGAGCTCGCTCTCCACACGTCGACGTGCATCCACGCTAGCTACGATCTTGACTCGCAGTTAAGCTGAGGGAGCCGCCAGGCGCTAGTCGCTCTCTGATCAAATCAACCCCTGATCAGAGGGAGGGGAAGAATTACCCATCGACAGCATTAACTACACGCACGGATGCTGCATTAATCACAGCGTGTGCATGAACTAAAAAAGGAGCAGGGAGAGCATCGAGCTTCTAATCTCGCAGACAAGGTAAGAACAAGCAGCTCAAGAACAGCAGGGAGTTGTCCCCCGGGCCCCGGGTTTTGATCTGCCACTGCAAGGAATCGACAGTATCCGAAGCACATTTTACCCAGCACCGGAGCCAGGGGATTAACAGTATCCGAAGCGCATTGTCCTGCTACTTTAATCCCCACTGAGCTCTCTAACAGGATCCCTAATTTGATCGGCAGCTCGGTCGCCCTAGCGACCTCGCGCAATTAATGAACCTAGCTGCATCTGTGGAAATCCTCCTTGGCCCCCATGTGCATGGCGTCACCAGTCCCGTATATAAAGCCACAACCCATGGCGCCAATGAAACACACTCCTCCAGAACACTGAACACACCAGAGCGTAGCAACCGTGTCCGTGTGTGTAGTGCAGCGTAGCCGCTTCATTCGTCTCAACCTACTAACAAACAGAGGTCAGCGATCGTGATCATGGCGTTAGTGAGGGAGCACGCGGCGTACGGAGGCTTCGACagcgccgaggcggcggccTTCGACGGGCTCGGCTCCGGCCACGACGCGTTGCTGGGCCTTGACGCGGCGGCGCTGTTCGCGGGAGGGAGATTCGCCGGCGCAGCGGCCTATGTGGCGGGCGGCGGGATGAACACCTGGGCGTGTTCCGGTTCGGCGTCCGTGCTGGCGTTCGACCGCGCCACGGCGGCTGTGGGGGACGAGGAGTGCGACGCGTGGATCGACGCTATGGACCAGAGTGACGGCGCTGCCGCGGCGCCAGAGCCGCGCCACGCGCCGGCGGCGTCGGTGGGCTTCGACGCGGCCACGGGGTGCTTCACCCTGACGGAGCGAGCGTCGTCGTCGGGCGGCGTGGGGCGCCCGTTCGGCCTGCTGTTCCCGAGCACGTCGTCGTCGAGCAGCTCGCCAGagcgcgcggcgccggcgcgcgccTCGCAGAAGCGGGCCTACGTGGTAAGTGCCGCAATCACAGCACGATTCGGAAATTCCGTACAGCTTGTCGGCCGTTCCGATCTCTG
Coding sequences within it:
- the LOC112898603 gene encoding transcription factor bHLH83-like, with translation MALVREHAAYGGFDSAEAAAFDGLGSGHDALLGLDAAALFAGGRFAGAAAYVAGGGMNTWACSGSASVLAFDRATAAVGDEECDAWIDAMDQSDGAAAAPEPRHAPAASVGFDAATGCFTLTERASSSGGVGRPFGLLFPSTSSSSSSPERAAPARASQKRAYDAVPQAVSAKKPCGASRKTSKAKSAPTVPTKDPQSLAAKNRRERISERLRTLQELVPNGTKVDLVTMLEKAISYVKFLQLQVKVLATDEFWPAQGGKPPEISQVREALDAILSSASQQRGQLN